In a genomic window of Candidatus Woesearchaeota archaeon:
- a CDS encoding TVP38/TMEM64 family protein, with protein MDKAKLKFILLITFFTMFVILFTFTGLKEYVNPFALRDIVMRFGLLAPLIYILLYAVGTMLALPGSILTIAGGLAFGAFLGAICTIIGATLGATGSFFLARRFGRDFVERYERSQSQLVRRIDNGISTSGLQTILALRLIPVVPFNVLNYVSGLTKIHTFDYVLGTFIGIIPGTFAYSFFGANLLDLLSWRGLLALLLLAALSFLPKILRKKNKLLRG; from the coding sequence ATGGATAAAGCCAAATTAAAGTTCATTTTGCTCATTACCTTTTTCACAATGTTCGTCATTCTCTTTACCTTCACAGGATTAAAAGAGTATGTTAATCCTTTTGCCCTTAGGGATATTGTTATGCGCTTTGGTCTTCTCGCACCACTTATCTACATTCTGCTCTACGCCGTTGGAACGATGCTTGCACTTCCAGGAAGCATTCTCACCATTGCAGGAGGTCTCGCATTTGGAGCTTTTTTGGGAGCGATTTGCACCATTATTGGAGCAACTCTTGGCGCAACAGGATCTTTCTTTCTTGCAAGACGATTCGGACGAGACTTCGTGGAAAGATATGAACGATCACAATCTCAATTAGTACGCAGAATTGATAACGGCATTAGTACGAGCGGGCTTCAGACAATCCTCGCACTTCGCCTCATCCCTGTTGTTCCCTTCAATGTGCTTAATTATGTTTCTGGTCTTACTAAAATACACACCTTTGATTATGTGCTAGGGACTTTTATTGGCATTATTCCAGGAACCTTTGCCTACAGCTTTTTTGGAGCAAATCTCCTAGATCTTCTAAGTTGGAGAGGACTTCTTGCACTACTCTTACTTGCAGCACTTAGTTTTCTTCCAAAGATTTTGAGAAAAAAAAACAAGCTTTTAAGAGGTTGA
- a CDS encoding polysaccharide deacetylase family protein, which yields MRYLRAFLAICLMVVLFYCFFFIIHQQFRVSSGFALTFDDGPSSFTPMILDLLKEYNTSLKENNITVVFFVVGERAAEHPQMIKRIHEEGYLIGLHSWDHHFTLFDSPKKVQEDIDKTVQVIANITGERPTLYRAPWGVPSPFLPPNLEVWHWSKDTKDYAHLTAQDVFDELTKVREGDIVLLHDGGGKTRQHTVDALRMFLNATFSTS from the coding sequence ATGAGATACTTGAGGGCTTTCTTAGCAATTTGTCTAATGGTTGTCTTGTTTTATTGTTTCTTTTTTATTATTCATCAACAATTCCGAGTTTCTTCGGGTTTCGCACTTACTTTTGATGATGGGCCTTCTTCTTTTACTCCGATGATTCTAGACCTTCTTAAAGAATACAATACCAGTCTCAAAGAAAATAACATTACCGTAGTTTTTTTTGTTGTGGGTGAACGCGCAGCAGAACATCCGCAGATGATTAAACGCATTCATGAGGAGGGGTATCTTATTGGACTGCATTCCTGGGATCATCACTTTACGCTGTTTGATTCTCCCAAAAAAGTACAAGAAGACATTGATAAAACTGTGCAAGTGATTGCAAACATAACTGGTGAGCGACCCACTCTTTACCGCGCGCCTTGGGGTGTTCCCAGCCCTTTTCTTCCACCCAACTTGGAAGTGTGGCATTGGAGCAAAGACACTAAAGATTATGCTCATCTAACTGCTCAAGATGTGTTTGATGAATTAACAAAGGTCAGAGAAGGCGATATTGTTCTTCTTCATGATGGGGGTGGTAAAACGAGGCAACACACCGTTGATGCATTGCGGATGTTTCTTAATGCTACTTTTTCAACCTCTTAA